The Anopheles coluzzii chromosome 2, AcolN3, whole genome shotgun sequence genome window below encodes:
- the LOC120951904 gene encoding uncharacterized protein LOC120951904, protein MKCYFQALLIGLFVSSRFGEISSSVVKCTKPKGATCVIKSLPTVDSELPDLSKRTTVRILEGSLANLTVKLAEKLPIRILWLEELDIQSVYVAPHFEELRLRNNKLGRLETNPSSSSYALKVLDVSKNLLNNATQLAPLHGLEELYLDENRFTELSMAVFEKMPRLRVLSAARNGLVKLAPPTSALVLNDLTTLSLAHNRLASMSMENWQLPSLQTLLLSDNSLAEVDGLDGFERFFDLQKLELAGNRWSCGWLQHALEKVTIRQSLADSDGTLLDKSTDGTDCSIEKVHGICCSFTTDADDTDGDNGSDASTAPDATKPVVDAFLPVLNRVREAIVQLDQRHEAVRVAQSELLKKLNDTLQHRVEEYTKFLEEQEDESERAHAQAARVLQKVIKLEGAVKRMDSETETVRMKEQERKRLLHFMVDMKNKLLRQAIETDSLWVQANAEKIDYARRLEVASEPSAK, encoded by the exons ATGAAGTGTTACTTCCAGGCTTTGCT CATTGGACTCTTTGTCAGTAGCAGATTTGGGGAGATTTCCAGCTCCGTGGTGAAATGTACGAAGCCGAAAGGGGCCACTTGTGTCATCAAATCGCTTCCAACAGTCGACAGTGAGCTACCGGATTTGTCCAAACGAACCACAGTGCGCATATTGGAAGGATCACTGGCCAATCTTACTGTGAAACTGGCAGAAAAGCTTCCAATACGCATCCTGTGGTTGGAAGAATTAGATATTCAGAGCGTTTATGTTGCGCCCCACTTTGAAGAGCTGCGGCTGCGCAACAACAAGCTGGGCAGGCTTGAAACCAatccttccagcagcagctacgCACTGAAAGTGCTTGATGTAAGCAAAAATCTACTTAATAATGCTACCCAGCTGGCTCCACTCCACGGTCTGGAGGAGTTGTACCTAGACGAGAATCGGTTCACCGAGCTCAGTATGGCTGTGTTCGAGAAAATGCCACGGCTGCGCGTACTATCCGCAGCACGGAATGGGTTAGTCAAACTCGCACCGCCCACTAGTGCGCTGGTGCTGAATGATCTGACCACACTGTCACTAGCCCACAACCGCTTGGCTTCGATGTCGATGGAAAACTGGCAGCTGCCTTCGCTGCAGACACTGCTGCTGAGCGACAACAGTCTCGCGGAGGTGGACGGATTGGACGGGTTCGAACGGTTCTTCGACCTGCAGAAGCTGGAGCTGGCCGGAAACCGGTGGAGCTGTGGATGGCTTCAGCATGCGCTGGAAAAGGTCACCATCCGGCAATCGTTGGCCGACTCCGACGGCACCCTGCTCGACAAGTCAACCGATGGTACCGACTGTTCGATCGAGAAGGTACATGGTATCTGCTGTAGCTTCACCACTGACGCAGACGACACCGATGGAGACAACGGCAGTGACGCCTCGACGGCCCCTGACGCCACGAAACCGGTGGTGGATGCTTTCCTGCCCGTGCTAAACCGTGTGCGGGAAGCGATCGTCCAGCTCGATCAGCGCCATGAAGCAGTTCGGGTGGCGCAAAGTGAGCTGTTGAAGAAGCTCAACGACACACTCCAGCACCGTGTGGAGGAGTATACAAAGTTTCTAGAAGAGCAAGAGGATGAGTCGGAACGTGCTCATGCGCAAGCGGCACGAGTGTTGCAGAAGGTGATCAAACTGGAGGGCGCGGTAAAGCGGATGGATTCGGAAACGGAGACAGTGAGAATGAAGGAGCAGGAACGCAAACGCTTGCTACACTTCATGGTGGACATGAAGAACAAGCTGCTCCGTCAGGCGATCGAGACGGACAGTCTTTGGGTGCAGGCAAATGCCGAAAAGATCGATTATGCACGTCGTTTGGAGGTGGCGTCCGAACCGTCTGCCAAGTGA
- the LOC120951903 gene encoding uncharacterized protein LOC120951903 translates to MSAFPPTFLLSVLLFSPVWAGWYDGYSCHSRTAEVCRVKDVTLDTERAVQTASFSDVRDPLVIESGTIVHFSRELANKLPGIFDLTVDKLGIVQLFIRPSLVHLSAVDNAIDKLLLDETTDEGYSMLTLHLSYNKLKELPSLDRFTRLMTLAVDNNVLSTIDMATFSRLKALRVLTLAHNRLLTVSSPADTPIQLVKLGRLSFAGNQLPLIDIRTWEFDSLRELNLTSNSMNRVEGNLAQFPALKVLDIAGNRWYCEWLLMVHSHQESHRLTLDADQPGRCREENMMTSHQHCCNPAGAEGSGLIDVYGDKWDELKRLTQLLNTLNATIANGSASVKHVLEAQLKTLNTQLSKLLEVQADHGTELKLIEGGIDRQKDKTVTLETVLQEKVDQLRQIVDARWNLTRDGGDVADWPIDQLSINTTTTNWPSIAANNEKTLGKLRELLETTTRQFNMYSSRSYDQQALLSTHMERVNTVQGELDKVRLNGQEIQQQLSKLEPTVDLIYSFLKDVREGCGEELD, encoded by the exons ATGTCTGCTTTTCCTCCTACATT CTTGCTCAGTGTGCTGCTGTTCTCCCCGGTTTGGGCCGGCTGGTACGATGGCTACAGTTGCCACAGTCGCACCGCCGAAGTGTGCAGAGTGAAGGATGTGACCCTGGACACTGAGCGGGCAGTGCAAACGGCATCCTTTAGTGACGTTCGCGATCCACTCGTGATCGAAAGTGGAACGATCGTACATTTTTCCCGCGAGCTAGCAAACAAGCTGCCCGGCATTTTCGACCTCACCGTCGATAAGTTGGGCATAGTGCAGCTCTTCATACGTCCTAGCCTGGTGCATCTATCGGCGGTAGATAACGCTATCGataagctgctgctggacgagaCGACCGACGAGGGATACAGCATGCTAACGCTCCATCTTTCCTACAACAAGCTGAAGGAACTTCCTTCGCTCGATCGTTTCACACGGCTCATGACACTGGCGGTGGATAACAACGTGCTCTCGACCATCGATATGGCCACGTTCAGCCGGCTGAAGGCACTGCGTGTGCTTACACTCGCCCACAATCGACTGCTGACGGTGAGCTCGCCGGCCGACACACCGATCCAGCTGGTCAAGCTGGGGCGTCTCTCGTTCGCGGGCAATCAGCTCCCGCTGATCGACATCCGAACGTGGGAGTTTGACTCCCTGCGCGAACTGAACCTCACCAGCAACAGTATGAACCGTGTCGAGGGTAATCTGGCTCAATTTCCAGCCCTCAAGGTGCTCGATATCGCCGGCAATCGGTGGTACTGTGAGTGGTTGCTGATGGTGCATTCCCACCAGGAGTCGCATCGACTCACGCTCGACGCCGATCAACCCGGTCGGTGTCGGGAGGAGAACATGATGACGTCCCATCAGCACTGCTGCAATCCGGCCGGTGCGGAAGGATCCGGGCTGATCGACGTCTACGGCGACAAGTGGGACGAGCTGAAGCGACTAACACAGCTGCTCAACACACTGAATGCCACCATCGCCAATGGGTCCGCCTCGGTGAAGCACGTGCTGGAAGCGCAGCTAAAAACGCTCAACACACAGCTGTCGAAGCTGCTGGAGGTACAGGCGGACCACGGGACCGAACTGAAGCTGATCGAGGGAGGCATCGATCGGCAGAAGGACAAAACCGTCACGCTGGAAACGGTGCTTCAGGAGAAGGTGGATCAGCTTCGGCAGATAGTGGACGCACGCTGGAACCTTACGAGGGACGGCGGGGATGTGGCCGATTGGCCGATCGATCAACTGTCGATCAACACAACGACAACAAACTGGCCCTCGATCGCGGCAAACAATGAGAAAACGCTGGGAAAACTGCGCGAACTGCTCGAAACGACGACCAGGCAGTTCAACATGTACTCCAGCAGGTCGTACGACCAGCAAGCGTTGCTCAGCACTCACATGGAGCGTGTAAACACAGTACAGGGAGAGCTGGATAAGGTGAGGCTGAACGGGCAGGAGATTCAGCAGCAATTGTCCAAATTGGAGCCGACCGTAGATCTAATCTACTCCTTTCTAAAAGATGTAAGGGAAGGGTGTGGTGAGGAGCTAGATTAA